In the Motacilla alba alba isolate MOTALB_02 chromosome 6, Motacilla_alba_V1.0_pri, whole genome shotgun sequence genome, ACGATGAACTTCCAGCTTGGAAGAGATCAACCTGACATGTCATAGTGTCCGAACAACTGTACAGATCTAGATGAAATTTGGGTGAAGAGGGGTTAGACAAGAGCTCTTTCCCCAAGCTGGCTCCAGGAGATGCTCATGCTCAGCTTGCCCTAAGGCACATGGATCAGTCTCTAgaaaggtgctgcagctgcagctccacttGGGGTAAATACTGTAGTGCACCCCAGGGCTGCTTCTCTGAGCCTAGGGGGGCTGTCAAAACCATTTCCTCTCTGGTGTGCTTTATGCTAAAGGCATTTCAAAGGGTGCAAGGACATATTCTGCCTCATGGCTGCCAAAATCAGTGGGGCTGTATTGTAGCTCAGGGCACAGTGTAAGCCTGCAAGGGGGGACAGTCACTCCATCAGCAGATGGGCTCTTCTCAACTCAACTGACTGGAAGCATTGTGGAAATAGCAACTCCAGCCACACAGGTGATGAGTCCCAGTGAAAGCAAGGGAAGCTGAATTCCCCTCACCTCCACACTGAGGGCTCCAGGGCAACCAATTAGGTTGCATGTGTTCCCTCAGGGCCTAGCCATAACTACATGGCTCTAATTAATGCCTTCCAGCTCCAGTGCCAACACCCAACCACATCCTAGTCATAGATCACAAAAGCCATTGCAGCACAAGCCAAGTCTTTAATGGGCCGATGCACTTATCTGTTATTGCATTAGACTTGTGGTTAAAGATAAATGGTGCAAACACCCTCCCTTGGATAGTCCTGCACAAATGCCGTTCTGTGGCTTAGTCAGGGCAAAAACACACTGCCGGAGATCCTTCCTGAAGCCCCTCCCACCCAGACCTGGAACAGGGGAGAGCAAATCTGTACTGTCCCGGGCCTCTTTGCAGCTTCCCTGCATGGGACACTCATGTGGGACCGTGGCAGGATTTTTCAGGGCGAAAGACATTCTAGAAGAGGATACAGACTGCAAAATGTCTTACCAGAGAGAAGAGGCGTTTCAGACTCTACACGAGGGACGGCTGCTGCCCGCCCATCTGCCAGTGCCCTACCCAGTGTCCTAGCTCCCTGCCTTGAGCTGCTCCCTCTTGCAGGAGGACCAGGGGCTTGGAAGAGTGGAGTTGTAGAGAGGTGGTAGCAAACACTGTGTGCTGGGCCTCAGAATGAGctgtaacaaaatatttctgtaatgcCCCAGGCACGCCTGCTGTTACAGAAATCCTCTCAGACTCTGTCCCCGCCCCAGGCAGCACCCGCACAGGGAGCGGGCTCCTCCTGCACCACCATTGCTCTGTCAAGATGAAGACAGAAATGACAGCATGATAAAACCTGTCCTGGCGACGTGGGAGGTGGGGCCTCAGCACAGCTTGAGCCATAAATAATCTCCCTACACAGCAGTTAGGGGAACAATTGTGTGGGAGTATCTCTTGGTAAAAAGATGCTCAGGCAAAGATGGTCTTGAAGAAAAGCAAGGGATTTCTGAGTGGCGGGGTGGGCTCTCCAGTGAAGACAGAGCTTCCTGGGTGCCAGCAGGTCATTCACCAGACCTGCCTCACCATGGTGAGTCACTGCATCAAAGAGACAAATTTAGTCTGAAACAACCCAAATCACCCGTACTCTGGTGCATCCTCCCAGGACAggcttgtgctgcagcacagatcTTCTGACTGCTCTCCAGCTAATGTATGCAGCAATAGGATGTGGTCCCTTCCCCATACCTTCAGACTCAAGATTCACATGGGGAAAGGTGAAAGGGTATAAAGGGAAATGAGAGCAATGAATACAGAGTATTTTATGCAGAAAAGAGACAGTAAGCCCAAGGCACACAGTCTGatccagcacaggaagaacaCAGTCACATCCAGGATTGTGTAAAAGGCCTTGAAGGTCAGTTATAGAGGAGTAATTACAAATATAACCAGAAAACTGAGCAAAATGGCTGTCGTGGAAATGTGTGGAGATAAATTCAAAGGACACATTGAAAGCTTGAATGCAGGGGATTCATGAGTAGGATGCTTCAGAACAGCCCTGTATTTCTGTTTAGCTGGGAGCTTCCCATGCATAATCCTCTTTCAACCTCGACTTGCAGAACTTGGTCTTgctttacttctttttatttggtttttttttagtcctGACTGTATagtcaaattattttctgaatacGAAGTAGGAAGGTGGCATGTACAGGGAAGAGTTGAACAGAAGTCACCATGTGTTCTTGTTTCACCAGCTTAGAAATGGCGTCTGGTTACACTGTGCAATCTCAGCACTGACTGACAGCAGAGCTTACCCTATGAGCTCAATACCTTCTCCCATGCAACCAAGAAGTCCAGCTGTGGTCCACTCCAACCCTGAGAGTGATGGGGGCTGTCAGACctatcctgcagccagagaaaaGATGGAGCCAGATCCTTTGAAAGAACCTGGTGAGAGTCCAAGAAAAAACAGTGTTGAGAGGCTTTAGTGAACTTCTGTGGTACTGCATTCACCTAGCTCTCACATCTAAGAGGAGTGAATACTGCAGAGCTACTGGTGTCCTTGACAAGATCTTGACAAGTTTCTTCTCCCACTTGAGACTAGTAgaaaactgtaaagaaaatggCCCCAAAGTCTTTGCAAGGCTAAAGGTGTTTAGCCAGCAAGGTGTCAAGCCATCATACGAGGTGACAGGTCCTAGAACATCGGGATAACGTTGGCTTGGCATCATATTGATCTCCTAAAAATAAGCTGTACCCTTGGACAGCACTAGTTTCTGGAAACCCCAGCAGGCTTGCAGAAACCCAGCCAATCTCTGAATACACCTCTGACATGGAAATAACTGAATTTGCAATGCAAGGGAGAAGTCAAAAGGCATACATAAGGGAGACTTGCCCATTATAGCTAGAAAATCAAGAGcatctctgggaaaaaaaaaaaatccttgggTTCCTGGCTTGAGGCCAGCTCTTCTAAGCACAAAACTTCCCCTCCTTCAGGGCCCAGTTTCCTAAATCTCATCTCCACTTCCTAAAGGGTGAAGTGATGACCAAAGTGCTTCTCAAGGCTCTTCAGAAGTACAGCTGTGCATCAGCACCACCTTGCAGCAGAGTTGGCTGAAGTCTCTGCTCACTTCAGGGGATGTTCATGAGGGTAAAGATGCCATGCCCCGGCTCTGCAAGCTGCCAGCCTTGTATGTAAGGAATGTAccagaaagctgcagcagcagcagctgatgtgaGCTAATCTGCTTTCTCCCCCTGGTGCTCAGCTCGGTCGCTCATTGCTATGGATCAGCTCATGGCCTGACGCAGTCGCTTTCCCCCACAGAACTTCGGTGGCCACTGGGATAACAGGAGTGCCAGGGAGCTGAACAGCGTCCCCTGCGTGCTGAAGGTACCTGTGCAATACACTCCCCCAGCTGTCCTGCAAGAACTGCAGGTGCCATAGCCCAGCATTCACCAGGTCCACCTCAGAAAGCTATTTTGGAAGACCTGTTTGAGGTATTATGAATCAACTAAAAATGGGCATCCAACTGAAGCTTAGAAAGGGGACTTACAGACACCTCTCAAGAGAAATGCAGACCCAAGTCTGGCAGAATATATTCCAACAGAAAGCCAGAAGCTTGATGCAAATCTTGattgagcagagcagagcaaatcTCTGGTTCTTCAAGCTTGTCTGCTTTGAGctgtcccttccctgcacagcacagtggATAACATCCCGCAAGCCCTGTACCGCAGTGCTGTACAGCCATTTCACTACTGCTCTGCATGAAGGAAAACTTGATAGACATGAGCACAAAACCAGAACTGGTTTGGGATCCTTACCATTGGTGTAGACCTAGGTTGCTGAGTTTACTGAACATCCTGACGGTGTAAAGCTGTGTCTCAGTACACACCTCCACAATACACTAACAGTCTCTGATGCTCTTTCTGCATCTGCAAACAACCTGTGgacaaaaaaccagaagaatatGAACATTCCACAGCTGGAAAGTATCCATAATTCCTACTATCTCGCACATACATCTCAATAGCTGTAGCCAGCCAACCGGCCAAACCCCTCAAAGGCCAAGAGCTCTCAGGCCCTTGGGGCACCTATAAACCTTAGTGGCTCTAACCAGCCACACGTCCAGCTTCTACCACTCCAGCCTATAGGCCCAGTGATTCTATACATTAAGGGACTCTGCCAGGAGGcacttttccatttcacagcGGGCAGTCAAGAAGAGAGTGTTATCACCACAGGGAAACAAAGAGCTGTCCCAGGACATGGCCAAGGGCATTTTtaacaacagcagaaaatttaaaactctGCATCACTTGTCctttaaatgagaaatgcaCTGTGCTAACTCAGAGAGCCACTGGAATCCTCAAGGAGCAGGTGCTGTGTGTCCTGGGGCAGACAGGGTGGGTAGTTTCCCCCAGAGGAAAGAAGACCTTTCCACAAACCAGCTTCTATGTTTTGAGGaaatgagcagagcagggtgcaCAGACAGGGTGATCATTGCTTTCCAGGAAACTTGGGAccggggatttgggatttgttAACTGTCTGTGGGCCCTGCTCTTTTGccagggggattttttttttataatttctatgCCCGCAGTAATCGGCAGCTTGATGCTATGCTGCACAGGTCAGCAGGTCTCAGTCCCGAGACAGAGATGGAGTCACACACTCTGTGCCGGCCCGGAGGTGTGGTGTGCGAGTGTCGCACCAACGCGGACCGGGTGCCCGCCGGTGCCCGCTCCGCAAACCGACAGCGGGGAGGAAGAAGCAGCGTCCGTTTCTACGGGGTCGTTATGGCAACTGAGCGGGCAGGAGCCCGGGCCGCTCCTCCGGGGGGGCTGCGCGCAAAGAGACGAACCCCGCCCTGtgcgcggggctgcgggggcagGCGGGGCACCGGCGGGGGAGCGGAGCGCGAGGAGCCGGTTGGCAGCGCGGGAGGATGCGGGCTGGGAGCGGCgggccgcgggcagccccggggcggaGACAGCCCGGTACCGGCGGAGGAGCGGGGCCCAGTGGCTGCCGGTCGGGGGTGTTATGAGAACTGTGAGCTCCAGGGATTGGCCTTTCCCGGGGATCCGTCCGCTGCTGCGGGCGGGCAAGGGCGGCACAGCCCGCTGGAAGAGCCGCGGAGCCGGGCAGTGGCTGGGGTCCGGCGGGGCCGTCGCTCACCGGCTGCAGCGTGTCCCGGCTCCGCGTAGTGCTGAACGGACAGCGGCGCCGCGCTGTGCATGCGCGGCCGCCCGCCGGGGCAGGGGCGTGCGCTGGGAGCGGGGAACGGGGCGGCCGGGGTGCGCCGGGAACCGGGGCCGTGGGGAACGGCGGCAGCCGGTGTGCGCCCGGGAACCCAGCCAGCTGCGGCTGAGCAGCCCGTGTGCGCCGGGGAATTGAGGCCGTGGGGAACTGAAGCGGCTGGTGTGCGCTGGGATGTCGAGTGCGCTGGGGAAACGGGATAACCGAGGAACTGGGACAGGCGGTGTGCTCTGGGGAGCCGGGGTAGCTGCGGGGCTGCAGCCACCGGAGTGCGCCGGGGAACTGAGGCCATAGGGATCTGGTGTGCACCGGCGATCTGGCATAACAGAGGAACTGGGACAGGCGCTGCGCGCGGGGCAGCGGGTGCGCCCCGTGAGCTGGGCCACCAGAGCCGATGGGCGCGCCGCGCCGCTGGGAGCAACCTGCGGGAGTCGCTGCGACACCAGTGGGACCTGCGACCACCGTGGCCCGCTGTGCCGCCCGACACTCCCCGCCGCGAAGCGGTGCCCCTGGGCCGGTGCCGGTAGCGCGCTCCGCCGCCGCGGCGCGCCCAGGGGGCGGGGCCGAGGGCGGGGTGGTGGCGCGCGCGCACTTCCGCCCGCCGCCGTGACGTCACGGGCGGCCGCCGGTGTCCAGGGCGGGTGCGGCGCCGGATGGAGCGGCCGGGGGAGCCCCGCCGGGGCCGCAGGTACCGGGgagccggggcagggcagggcagggttgCCGCATGGCCCAGCGGCGGGCAGCGGGACGGTGTCTTGGTCCCGGCGGCCGCCccgcagcggcggcggggcaACCCAGGGGCGGCTCTGGGGCCGAGCGAGGCTCTTTGGGACGGCGGGGCAGGAATGGCCTCGGGTGAGGATCCCCAGGTGCGGACTCCGCTGGGGCCGAGTGTAACCGCGGCCTCCAGCCGCAGCTCCGTGGGCTTTGGGCTGCCGGGACCCCTCCGCTCCTTCCCTTCGCGGCCCGAGGCCTCATCTGCGCAGGGACGCTGAAGGTCCGCTCCCTGCGGGGAGCCCGGAGCCTTGTTCCTCCTGCGGGAAGGAGCAAGCGCCTGGTCTCTCCCGCTTGCAGGGTGCCCGGGTGGCCCGGCACTGGGTGGGGGACTGGCTGACAGGTAGAGCGATGCTCGGACATGaatgctgggcacagctgctgtgcgACTGGTGCGGTAACGCTGCAGCAGCTTCTTGCTGCTTCGCTGAGGCACAGGgcctccctcagcagctgatGGAAAGCCCCACCCAAGCTCTCCTGGAGGGCAGTGTGGGCAGGTAGACTCGGATGCCTGAGCAGTGAACGTcccaggctggagaggtggTGATGCAGGCGGCAGGCACGTGTCCTGCTGATGGCTAGCCAAGGGGCTGTTCCCTGTGGGCTAACTGTGGGAATCGTCGCTGAGTCTGAGTCTTTCTTTCTGGCTGTTCCTCCTAGAGGCACCCGGCAGTAGGTGTGAGCTGATcttgcctggctcctgcagtAGCCTGGCCCTCTGGTGTCTGATGATGAGTGTGACCCCGACCAGGGGATGCCTCCTGGACCTGCCCTGGGAAGACATCTTGGTTCCACATATCCTCTGTCATCTGCCACTGCAGCAACTCCTGAGCCTGCAGAGGGTCAGCAAGTCGTTCCAGTCTCTCATCCAGCTGTACCTGGCCAACATGCGCTGCTTTGACTCAAGCCAGGTATTGGATGGCTCTGAGGCTGGGGGAGGACACAGATGTCCTACTGCTCTGGAACTAACAGGGGAGCATCTAtgtggggagaagaagaaaCCTTGGCAAGGACGGTAGTTTCTGCTCAGAAGCTTGGGTTAATAGTTCAGGTGTCAAACTGGACAGATGGGCTTAGGGAGGAGAGGCAGTGATTCAGGGCCCAGCAATGCCAGTGTCTTGAGTAAGAGGCCCTGGGAGGAGTAAGCCTGGAAACTCCACCCAGGCCATTATGGGGCACTGGCTGGCAGTTTGGAGTTTTGGAGTGGCATGTCCTCATGAAAATTGTGCAGTAGGTTGGGTCTGGTGGGAGATACCTCTGCTTGGTCTTTAGGGAAAGTTTGTGCTGTTCCTGGGAGCCACTGCCTGGGACTGGGAAAGACTGGAGTAGCTGCTATTCTGTGAGGACACAGAGTGGTCTAGCTAAGAGATTTTTGGAGAGCAGAGGTGTGGAGCTTATCACGAGGATATAAATGCAGGAGTGATAATGTGGGATGGAGAAACCAGAGTATCATTAGCTTGTGGCAGTAGCGTTGGCATGAGGTGAGCAAAGTCTGATGGTAGGTTTGCCCTGGGATGAGGACAGGGGATGGCTTTGGTCACTATTGTCACAGAAgaagagaggaggggagagagtATTTGGTGAGGACCAGGCCTATCTGAGACCCTGGGGGGATGCCTCATTCTTCCTGGGTTCCCCACGCAGATTGGACCTGCCATCCCTCGGGCCGCTTTTGTTAACCTGTTGAAGGACAACGaagttctgcagcagctggcactcCAGAACTGCTCCGACTGGCTGACGGACCGGGAACTGCTCCCGGTCATTGGGCAGAACCACCACCTGCACCAGATCCAGCTGAAGGGCTGCGCCCAGCTCAGCCGCCACGCGCTGGTGGCCATCTCGCTGAGCTGCCCCAACCTGCgccagctctccctggctcACTGCGAGTGGGTGGACAGCCTGTCCCTGCGCAGCCTGGCTGACCACTGCAAGGCGCTGGAGGCTGTGGACCTGACGGCCTGTCGCCAGCTGAAGGACGAGGCCATCTGCTACCTGGTGCAGAAGTGCGGCAGGCTCAAGTCTCTGTCGCTGGCTGTCAATGCCAACGTGGGCGACGTGGCAGTTGAGGAGACTGCCaagtgctgcccagagctggagcactTGGACCTCACGGGGTGTTTACGAGTCAAGAATGACTCCATCAGGTACTGAGCAATGTGGGGGGCCAGGGTGGGGATGGCAGGTGtctgggatggggagagaaCCAGAGAGGAAAGTCATATTTCTTCATGCTGAAAGCAGTGAGAGCTTAGTCTGGGAGAGAAGCCACTAGCAGGCCCTTCAGGGGAAGCACTGTGTGCTACTGACAGCAAATTTCCCAGCATATCATGGAGGATAGGTCTGGGATCCAGATGTCCCTTGACTTTATCTCATACCGCCATGGTGCTGTCCCCAAAGGATGGTGCATGTGTGGCACAGTCACGAGCGCTAGGCTGCTGGGAGTAAAGAGAAGTGTGAGTGGTGCACTTAGGAGTCCTGACTTGCAACTTGCCTGTGCTGTCTTTCTTGGCAGGGTCCTGGCTGAGTACTGTCCCAAGTTGTGCTCGCTGAAGGTCAAGCATTGCCACAACGTGGCTGAGTCCAGCTTGAGCATCCTCCGAAGCCGTGGGGTGGAGCTGGATGTGGAGCCTCCGCTGCAGAGGGCTCTCGTTCTGCTGCAGGATGTGGTTGGCTTCGCCCCTTTCATCAACCTTCAGATCtagaactgctgctgctggggagggggggacTGACACAATGCTGGGATCCCAGAAGGATGCCGGAACTGGCTGCTGTAGAGATGTGCAGAGGGAGAGGTCAGTCCCATTGGTGAGGCTGGCCTGAGTGGGGCTCACTCTTTCCTCTGGGGCTGTGTAGCAGCCACTGAGTGTTCGTAAGTGGACTTCGTTGGTGCCTCTGGGGAAAGTAACTCCCTCTGCAGTGGCGTGGAAAGAGAGCAAGTGATTTGCAGGAACACCATGGTGCTGAACAGGTGCTTGGTCAGGCCAGCTAATAGATAGGACTTattatttgttgtattttaaatctttaagTGGCAGCTGTCCAGAAAGCAGGGGAATGTTTGATGGGGACTGTCCCCTGGGGTGGGTGTGCAAGGcatgccagcagagctgtggaacaAACCAGACCAGCTGGAGCAGAAAGAATAGCTACCAACCCTCCTCTTGGAAGAGGGCAGGCCCCTCTGAGCTCTGGAAGGAGGGCAGTGAGCCTAGCTCCAGCCCACAGCCACTGGCTAGCCTGGCACCAAAGGACTAGCATGTCCCCAGTACAGGCTGTGTGTCTGCCCAGGCCTAGCATGCTGGTTTAGGCTGGAACAAGGGAGTTGTTTTCAGGGGGAACATGCTCCAAATGGCAGTTTGACTGACAGAAAAATGCCAAACCTAGCTGTGCTGTCACTGAAAGCAGTTGGTCATTGTCATTTGTTTCTTCCAGCATCTGACTATTTTAGTAGTGCCCAGGCCTGCTACTGTATTTTGCTCCCTGTTGTGTGGCTGGAGCTTTGGCTCTCAACAGTGGTGAGAAATGGCAGGAGCACTGACTCTGCTATCAGCTGGAGTTTATGGAGAGAGCTGCAGATTGTGTTGGCAGGGGGGGAGCCTAGTTCTGGAGTTGAGCCTGAGTTTTATCCGCCAGGCAATTAatcaaacagcagctgcatctTGAGAACGTGATGAAGAGAGTAATTGGAGGAAGAGAGGATGACCCTGCTCCTACCTTTGGAGGCAGTGTTTTAAAGCATGTGCACACTCTGGCTGAACTACACACCAACTCACATCATTTTTATTAATACCGGCACTCAAAGCAACAGTGCACAAAGACTTGTTAAAAAGGTTGCTGCAAAAGCACATGCCACATCTCAGATCTAAAAATGTCCCATGCAAGGAATAGCAGAGAATGCCCAGGTCCTGGAGAGCCACTGCAGTGTGCCTCTAGGGGCAGAGGGATAGCTACACAAGGAGAGAAGTCTCCTCAGCCAGGTTAGTTGAGGAAGCTGAAAGCAGTGTCCTGGTTTCCAGGTTAGTTCAAGTTAGTGGCAGGTGGAGTCACCTCATTCCTAGCACCACACATCCATCCTGCCATGCCTGGCAGTGAGGTGGAAGGCTGAAGAGCAGAAGGACCTGGCTGTCAGTGGAACTTATACTTCCTGGCTGGTTTTAGGCTGATGTAGGTTCTCTTCATCTCCTCACTTTCAGGCTTCTTGATGTCTTTGTACCTCTCTCCTTTTGTGCTCACCACCTGGTTATCAATATAGCGGATCAACTTCTTGGGAGCCTGGAGAGAAAAGATACGAACACCAAGTGGATGGACAGCCACACTGCTAGAGAAATGGAGGGGTtaagcaaaagcagagctgcattATGGGAGGTGGGTGGGTGGGCTGCTTTACCATTGTCTGTGTTGGCAGTCTTAGCCAAAACTGGGAAGGATGCCATCTGATGGGAGTGAGCAAGAGCCATGGTAGTCAGGAAAGGTAAGAACTGACATTTCCTGCAGCACCTTAGCTGAGCTAATCTTCCCTCTTTGACTGACAGGTTCTGTGAATGGACCTGCCTTTGGCCTGCCCTGTTGTTTATTTGGACTTGCAGCCTGGCTTTATTTTAAACCTTGGGACATTCAAACTGCTGGTGAGCTGGGCCTGCTTACCTCTTTGGGTGGAGCTGGCCGATGTGTTTTCTGATCATCTGCGCTATCCACCATCATGTATCTGAAACACAAGAAGCATTCAGTGAACACTGTAACAACCGTTACCGAGGGCTACTCACAGCCTATGTTCCTTCTCCCCTGGCTGGTTTCTGTCCTACTTGCCTAGATTGCAGCTAGGAAAACCTGATGCTGCCTTCTGGGTGAAATGGGCAAGAAGTATGTCACCCTTCTGGTGAGAATCTAGTGGGATTCTCCAAGAGTAGCATCCCTAGCTGCATGTGAAGGGTATTGAAAACTCAGGTGGTTGAGAATGCTGATAGCCACTGCAGAACTGAGAGAGGTACTGAGGTCTGGTGTGTTCTGCCATCAGGGCAGCTTTGTTCCTTCTCAGTCCAAGTGATGGCAGCCAAATGAGACATAGGTGAGATTACAGGACCAATCTGTCTGCTTTTGCCCTGAATGATGGTGTTCCTTTCACACTCCTCCTACTACTTGACTGTGAAACAGGTCTATGCTGGAAGCAGCTTGATAAAAGCATCACCTCATTTCCTATGTAACTGAAACATCAGGGTCCAAGCCTTTGCTTGCTGTACTGCTGAGTTGCTACTCTGAGATTTTGGTGCTGGTTTAGCACAGGTGACCATGACTTCTCCCTCAGTAGTTAGTATAGTTACTCTTGTATATCTTCAGCTATGGCGATCTGCTTTCTGTACCTGTGCTTGAGTGATGTTTAAAGTACAGGATGTTGCCAAAATGTCATTAAAGTGAAGTTCTCAGAAACATAACAAGAagctggtggttttttgttcCCTTGCCTGTCGCTCTGAAATGAGCCTGCACAGGAGATGGGCAAAGACAGGGATTACTACTTCTGCCTGGATGCTGTTCTGCCTTGCTTTATCTTTCCTAGCCCATTGACTGTTTatcctgtccctggggagcatgTAAAGTGGAAAAGATGTGGCTGGATAGACGTGTGGAAGCTGCATGCCTGCATGAGGATACTAATGAAAGATGAGATCTTAAAGCAGATAGATGAAAGCAGTGTGGGTTCTCCATTGAGAATTAAATGCTTTTAGAAATGAATATAGGTAAACTAATCTAAAGCTACTTTCATTCCCAAGAAGTCCATAGGAGGATTTCAGAGAGGTTTCTTTAAATGCATTGAATTCACACCTTCAGCAATTGAGATTTAATCTTCCCAGTGCTATTGTACAGGCAGTCTCTTGAAGGTATCTTTAACCTTGTTTGGACTGTCTCCAAGAATGGAGGTATGAATGAGTTACTGTAGTTCTACAGGTCACCATGTGTTTGTTACCTGAGCTGTAGCACGATGTTTGTGCCTTGAACCTTTAAGCAGGACCTCAGCTAACAGCACTGTGACTTACACTGTATCTATAGGAAGCTGAAACCTTGCAGGAAGCCAGTGCTGTGACCCAGCTGGTACAGGTCATGTGTTTCTGTGCCAGAGCtctaaaagaaaccaaacctgTTCTGTTGTTTAGGTTTtgtgggttgtttgtttgggtttttttgtgtgtatatgTTTGGTTggctgttttttaaatttttttttcttcttcccagctgATGATTGTATTTGTGCTTAGATGTGTTCAGCCAACACCCACCCCTAGTTCTTTACAGACCACATTGTTGCCCAAACTGCTACCTCTTCATTGATTTGGAGCAAAACAAGGGTTCTTTGCTGCTGGGTACTTACTTCTGTAGGATGACCTGTTTTAGTTCCTCGTGGTTGGGTGCTCTGCGGGGCCGTGCCAGTTCCTGAGAGGAGACAAGCTGGTGTGTGAATAGCACAACAACAGGGCACACAgcttccctgccagctccctgaACCCAGCTGCTGGTGAAGCACTCCACGGGAAAAGGGgtgccagccacagctccacTGGGATCCTGGCTTGGTTGTGGGCACAACCTATATTAAGAGAGCCAGGGGACGGAGAGGAGCTGCCACTCTGCATGATCCTCCTGGCTTATTGTGCATAAAGGTTCTGCAGTCGAAATTTCTGCTTGTAGCAGACAGCTGTGGCATCTGCACGTCCCTGCTCCTTGACCCACTGCCACCCTGGTCAGAGTACAGTACCTTCACACTCGCACCTGCCGGGCCAATTTCCACCTTCTCCTCCACAATTAACTGCACTGCCTCTTCCAAGTTCCCCAAGGTCATGGCGAGAGCCTTCTCTGCCTGGCTCACAGTACAGGCTGGGAACATCTCCAGTAGCAGC is a window encoding:
- the FBXL15 gene encoding F-box/LRR-repeat protein 15 isoform X1 — translated: MRAGSGGPRAAPGRRQPEAPGSRCELILPGSCSSLALWCLMMSVTPTRGCLLDLPWEDILVPHILCHLPLQQLLSLQRVSKSFQSLIQLYLANMRCFDSSQIGPAIPRAAFVNLLKDNEVLQQLALQNCSDWLTDRELLPVIGQNHHLHQIQLKGCAQLSRHALVAISLSCPNLRQLSLAHCEWVDSLSLRSLADHCKALEAVDLTACRQLKDEAICYLVQKCGRLKSLSLAVNANVGDVAVEETAKCCPELEHLDLTGCLRVKNDSIRVLAEYCPKLCSLKVKHCHNVAESSLSILRSRGVELDVEPPLQRALVLLQDVVGFAPFINLQI
- the FBXL15 gene encoding F-box/LRR-repeat protein 15 isoform X2 codes for the protein MMSVTPTRGCLLDLPWEDILVPHILCHLPLQQLLSLQRVSKSFQSLIQLYLANMRCFDSSQIGPAIPRAAFVNLLKDNEVLQQLALQNCSDWLTDRELLPVIGQNHHLHQIQLKGCAQLSRHALVAISLSCPNLRQLSLAHCEWVDSLSLRSLADHCKALEAVDLTACRQLKDEAICYLVQKCGRLKSLSLAVNANVGDVAVEETAKCCPELEHLDLTGCLRVKNDSIRVLAEYCPKLCSLKVKHCHNVAESSLSILRSRGVELDVEPPLQRALVLLQDVVGFAPFINLQI